A part of Chroicocephalus ridibundus unplaced genomic scaffold, bChrRid1.1 SCAFFOLD_301, whole genome shotgun sequence genomic DNA contains:
- the LOC134509167 gene encoding olfactory receptor 2D2-like: protein MERGEWDNQTLLMEFLLPGLGDAHELQTPLFVLCLTIYTVTMVGNMLVIVLVITDPHLHTSMYFFLVNLSSLETCYSYSILPRLLVSFLPGDRTISVQGCMAQFFFFGTFATSECYLLADMSYDRYLAICKPLHYSGLMNWKVCLQLVTGSWVVGLLISTGITSFIARQRFCGPNAIDHFFCEEAPLLELSCSDTVMIRILIIILSFPDVVFPFLFTLASYVCIIAAILRIPSSIGRHKAFFTCSSHLTMVIVFCGTLIIVYMLPRTVPLRQLNKLFFFHTVLTPLINPLIYSLRNREVKGTLERLLRRAIACTDSSN from the coding sequence ATGGAGAGAGGGGAATGGGACAACCAGACTTTGCTGATGGAGTTCCTCTTGCCAGGACTGGGGGATGCCCATGAACTCCAGACACCTCTCTTTGTCCTCTGCCTGACCATATACACAGTAACCATGGTTGGGAACATGCTCGTCATTGTGCTTGTCATCACAGACCCACATCTCCACACATCCATGTACTTCTTCCTGGTGAATCTGTCCAGCCTAGAGACCTGCTACAGCTACAGCATCCTTCCCAGGCTACTAGTCAGCTTCCTGCCTGGAGACAGGACCATCTCTGTGCAAGGATGTATGgcacagtttttcttctttggtacTTTTGCAACTTCTGAGTGTTACCTTCTGGCTGACATGTCCTATGACCGGTATCTGGCCATATGTAAACCGCTGCATTATTCAGGCCTCATGAACTGGAAGGTATGCCTCCAACTGGTGACTGGATCATGGGTTGTGGGGCTGCTAATTTCTACAGGAATCACATCTTTCATAGCTCGCCAAAGGTTCTGTGGCCCCAATGCAATTGAccatttcttctgtgaagaagcTCCATTGCTAGAACTTTCCTGCAGTGACACTGTCATGATCAGAATTCTTATTATCATATTATCTTTCCCAGATGTAGTTTTCCCATTTCTGTTCACTCTGGCATCCTATGTCTGCATCATAGCTGCCATCCTCAGGATCCCATCCAGCATAGGGAGGCATAAGGCCTTTTTCACCTGCTCCTCTCACCTCACTATGGTCATTGTTTTCTGTGGAACCCTCATCATTGTCTACATGCTGCCCAGAACAGTGCCACTGAGGCAGCTCaacaaattgttcttttttcacaCAGTCCTCACACCTCTCATCAATCCACTCATCTACAGTCTAAGGAACAGAGAGGTCAAGGGGACACTGGAGAGGTTGCTCAGGAGGGCTATTGCGTGCACTGACAGCTCCAACTAG